From a single Theropithecus gelada isolate Dixy chromosome 8, Tgel_1.0, whole genome shotgun sequence genomic region:
- the CHRAC1 gene encoding chromatin accessibility complex protein 1 isoform X1: MGRARHHGARSLPDGPLQASRRRLPTLQLPRGSGRGSSHPPAGRQGSHLAVGPAGCRPREGREDGGRGRGQRQVRGAAAHLAASIPHPGHHEELPRGVQHQPGGVGAHSQGHDILPKKILASKYLKMLKEEKREEDEENDNDNESDHDEAES, from the exons ATGGGGCGCGCGAGGCATCACGGAGCTCGTAGTCTCCCGGACGGGCCGCTCCAGGCCTCGCGGCGGCGCCTCCCCACACTACAACTCCCACGGGGCAGCGGGCGCGGCTCCTCGCATCCACCGGCTGGCCGGCAAGGCAGCCACTTAGCGGTCGGGCCCGCCGGCTGCCGCCCGCGCGAGGGGCGGGAAGATGGCGGACGTGGTCGTGGGCAAAGACAAGTGCGGGGAGCAGCGGCTCATCTCGCTGCCTCTATCCCGCATCCGGGTCATCATGAAGAGCTCCCCCGAGGTGTCCAGCATCAACCAGGAGGCGTTGGTGCTCACAGCCAAGGCCACG ATATATTACCAAAGAAGATATTAGCTAGTAAATACCTGAAAATGcttaaagaggaaaagagggaagaagatgAGGAGAATGACAATGATAATGAAAGTGACCATGATGAAGCTGAATCCTAA
- the CHRAC1 gene encoding chromatin accessibility complex protein 1 isoform X2: MADVVVGKDKCGEQRLISLPLSRIRVIMKSSPEVSSINQEALVLTAKATELFVQCLATYSYRHGSGKEKKVLTYSDLANTAQESETFQFLADILPKKILASKYLKMLKEEKREEDEENDNDNESDHDEAES; this comes from the exons ATGGCGGACGTGGTCGTGGGCAAAGACAAGTGCGGGGAGCAGCGGCTCATCTCGCTGCCTCTATCCCGCATCCGGGTCATCATGAAGAGCTCCCCCGAGGTGTCCAGCATCAACCAGGAGGCGTTGGTGCTCACAGCCAAGGCCACG gaGCTCTTTGTTCAATGCCTAGCCACCTATTCCTACAGACACGGcagtggaaaggaaaagaaagtactGACTTACAGTGATTTAGCAAATACTGCACAGGAATCAGAAACTTTTCAGTTTCTTGCAG ATATATTACCAAAGAAGATATTAGCTAGTAAATACCTGAAAATGcttaaagaggaaaagagggaagaagatgAGGAGAATGACAATGATAATGAAAGTGACCATGATGAAGCTGAATCCTAA